The following are from one region of the Streptomyces fradiae genome:
- a CDS encoding nitrilase-related carbon-nitrogen hydrolase has protein sequence MTDVVRAALVQATWTGDTESMIAKHEEHAREAARQGAKVIGFQEVFNAPYFCQVQEPEHYRWAEPVPDGPTVRRMQELARETGMVIVVPVFEVEGAGFYYNTAAVIDADGSYLGKYRKHHIPQVKGFWEKYYFRPGNLGWPVFDTAVGKVGVYICYDRHFPEGWRQLGLNGAQLVYNPSATHRGLSSYLWQLEQPAAAVANEYFVAAINRVGIEEYGDNDFYGTSYFVDPRGQFVGDVASAKEEELVVRDLDFDLIEQVRQQWAFYRDRRPDAYDGLVQP, from the coding sequence ATGACCGACGTCGTACGCGCCGCGCTCGTCCAGGCGACCTGGACCGGCGACACCGAATCCATGATCGCCAAGCACGAGGAGCACGCCCGCGAGGCCGCCCGGCAGGGCGCGAAGGTCATCGGGTTCCAGGAGGTGTTCAACGCCCCCTACTTCTGCCAGGTGCAGGAACCCGAGCACTACCGCTGGGCGGAGCCCGTGCCCGACGGGCCCACCGTGCGCCGGATGCAGGAGCTCGCCCGGGAGACCGGGATGGTGATCGTCGTCCCGGTCTTCGAGGTCGAGGGCGCCGGCTTCTACTACAACACCGCCGCCGTCATCGACGCCGACGGCTCCTACCTCGGCAAGTACCGCAAGCACCACATCCCCCAGGTGAAGGGCTTCTGGGAGAAGTACTACTTCCGCCCGGGCAACCTGGGCTGGCCGGTCTTCGACACCGCCGTCGGCAAGGTCGGCGTCTACATCTGCTACGACCGGCACTTCCCCGAGGGCTGGCGCCAACTCGGCCTCAACGGAGCCCAGCTGGTCTACAACCCGTCGGCCACCCACCGCGGCCTCTCCTCCTACCTCTGGCAGCTGGAGCAGCCCGCCGCGGCCGTCGCCAACGAGTACTTCGTCGCCGCGATCAACCGCGTCGGCATCGAGGAGTACGGCGACAACGACTTCTACGGCACCAGCTACTTCGTCGACCCGCGCGGCCAGTTCGTCGGCGACGTCGCCTCCGCCAAGGAGGAGGAACTCGTCGTGCGCGACCTCGACTTCGATCTGATCGAACAGGTCAGGCAGCAATGGGCGTTCTACCGCGACCGCCGCCCCGACGCCTACGACGGGCTGGTGCAGCCGTGA
- a CDS encoding phytoene desaturase family protein, with protein sequence MPSMLDAVVVGAGPNGLTAAVELARRGFSVAVFEAKPTVGGGARTEELTLPGFRHDPCSAVHPLGIGSPVFNTMPLDRHGLEWLHPELPMAHPWDDGTAAVLSRSVAETAASLGPRDAGAYRRLVTPFLPHWDSLFRDFMQLPLTALPRDPVTLARFGLTGVQPATWLLRRFRDEKARGLFAGLVGHVIAPLGGLATSAVGLVFAIAAHAAGWPLPRGGSQSISDALAGYLKELGGAVHTDFEVKRLDDLPPARAYVFDTSPTALARIAGLGATYDGYRYGAAAFKIDYALSGPVPWTSEAARRAGTVQIGPTMGEIDTALHQASGGTAPDTPFLITAQPSLVDPSRAPEGKHVFWAYGHVPNGWRGDLTDAIERQIERFAPGFRDLILARATAGPPELAARNPNYVGGDIACGAARGLQLVLRPKLSLFPYHTRHPAVFLCSSATPPGPGVHGMSGHNAAKAVWRRLRTPGGR encoded by the coding sequence GTGCCGTCGATGCTCGATGCCGTCGTCGTGGGGGCGGGGCCCAACGGACTGACCGCAGCCGTGGAGCTCGCCCGGCGTGGCTTCTCGGTCGCCGTCTTCGAGGCGAAGCCGACGGTCGGCGGGGGCGCCCGCACCGAGGAGCTCACCCTGCCCGGCTTCCGCCACGACCCCTGCTCGGCCGTGCACCCGCTCGGCATCGGCTCGCCGGTCTTCAACACCATGCCGCTGGACCGGCACGGCCTGGAGTGGCTGCACCCCGAGCTGCCCATGGCCCACCCCTGGGACGACGGCACCGCGGCCGTCCTCTCCCGCTCCGTCGCCGAGACCGCGGCCTCCCTCGGCCCGCGCGACGCCGGCGCCTACCGGCGGCTCGTCACACCGTTCCTGCCGCACTGGGACAGCCTGTTCCGGGACTTCATGCAGCTGCCGCTCACCGCGCTGCCGCGCGACCCGGTCACCCTCGCCCGGTTCGGCCTCACCGGAGTGCAGCCGGCCACGTGGCTGCTGCGCCGCTTCCGCGACGAGAAGGCCCGCGGGCTGTTCGCCGGGCTCGTCGGCCATGTCATCGCGCCGCTCGGCGGCCTCGCCACCAGCGCCGTCGGCCTGGTCTTCGCGATCGCCGCGCACGCGGCCGGCTGGCCGCTGCCCCGGGGCGGCTCCCAGTCGATCTCCGACGCCCTCGCCGGGTATCTGAAGGAGCTCGGCGGCGCCGTCCACACCGACTTCGAGGTCAAGCGGCTCGACGACCTCCCGCCGGCCCGCGCCTATGTCTTCGACACCTCGCCCACCGCCCTGGCCCGGATCGCCGGCCTCGGCGCCACCTACGACGGCTACCGCTACGGCGCCGCCGCGTTCAAGATCGACTACGCCCTGTCCGGGCCCGTGCCGTGGACCAGCGAGGCCGCCCGCCGGGCCGGCACCGTCCAGATCGGCCCCACCATGGGCGAGATCGACACCGCCCTCCACCAGGCCTCCGGCGGCACCGCCCCCGACACCCCGTTCCTCATCACCGCCCAGCCCAGCCTGGTGGACCCGAGCCGCGCCCCCGAGGGCAAGCACGTCTTCTGGGCCTACGGCCATGTCCCCAACGGCTGGCGCGGCGACCTCACCGACGCCATCGAGCGGCAGATCGAACGCTTCGCGCCCGGCTTCCGCGATCTGATCCTGGCCCGCGCCACCGCGGGACCGCCCGAACTCGCCGCCCGCAACCCCAACTACGTCGGCGGCGACATCGCCTGCGGCGCCGCCCGCGGACTCCAGCTCGTGTTGCGCCCCAAGCTCTCCCTGTTCCCGTACCACACCCGGCACCCGGCGGTCTTCCTCTGTTCCTCCGCCACCCCGCCCGGCCCGGGCGTCCACGGCATGTCCGGCCACAACGCCGCCAAGGCCGTCTGGCGCCGGCTGCGCACGCCCGGCGGGCGTTGA
- the hydA gene encoding dihydropyrimidinase, which translates to MSTRTLIRGGLVVTAADELHADVLIEEGRVVALAAHGSDLAAGWTADRTIDATDRYVVPGGVDAHTHMELPFGGTFASDTFETGTRAAAWGGTTTVVDFAVQSVGHPLREGLDAWYAKADGNCAVDYGFHMILSDVNEHTLKEMDRLVQEGISSFKLFMAYPGVFYSDDGQILRAMQRGAENGGLIMMHAENGIAIDVLVEQALARGETDPRYHGEVRKALLEAEATHRAIQLARVAGAPLYVVHVSAEEAVAELAAARDKGLPVFGETCPQYLFLSTDNLAEPDFEGAKYVCSTPLRPKEHQAALWRGLRTNDLQVVSTDHCPFCFVGQKELGRGDFSKIPNGLPGVENRMDLLHQAVVDGHISRRRWIEIACATPARMFGLYPQKGTIAPGADADIVIYDPHTTQTLSATTHHMNVDYSAYEGKTITGQVETVLSRGEPVIEQRKFTGRAGHGSFVPRSTCQYLN; encoded by the coding sequence GTGAGCACCCGCACCCTGATCCGCGGCGGCCTGGTCGTCACCGCCGCCGACGAACTGCACGCCGACGTCCTGATCGAGGAGGGCCGCGTCGTGGCCCTCGCCGCCCACGGCTCCGACCTCGCCGCCGGCTGGACCGCCGACCGTACGATCGACGCCACCGACCGCTATGTCGTCCCGGGCGGCGTCGACGCCCACACCCACATGGAGCTGCCCTTCGGCGGCACCTTCGCCTCCGACACCTTCGAGACCGGCACCCGGGCCGCGGCCTGGGGCGGCACCACCACCGTCGTCGACTTCGCGGTGCAGAGCGTCGGCCACCCGCTGCGCGAGGGCCTGGACGCCTGGTACGCCAAGGCCGACGGCAACTGCGCCGTCGACTACGGCTTCCACATGATCCTCTCCGACGTCAACGAGCACACCCTGAAGGAGATGGACCGGCTGGTCCAGGAGGGCATCTCCTCGTTCAAGCTGTTCATGGCCTATCCGGGGGTCTTCTACAGCGACGACGGACAGATCCTGCGGGCCATGCAGCGCGGCGCCGAGAACGGCGGGCTGATCATGATGCACGCCGAGAACGGCATCGCGATCGACGTCCTCGTCGAACAGGCCCTGGCCCGCGGCGAGACCGACCCCCGCTATCACGGAGAGGTCCGCAAGGCCCTCCTCGAAGCGGAGGCCACCCACCGGGCGATCCAGCTCGCCCGGGTCGCGGGAGCCCCGCTCTATGTCGTCCACGTCTCGGCGGAGGAGGCCGTCGCCGAACTGGCGGCGGCCCGCGACAAGGGACTGCCGGTCTTCGGCGAGACCTGCCCGCAGTACCTCTTCCTCTCCACGGACAACCTCGCCGAGCCGGACTTCGAGGGCGCCAAGTACGTCTGCTCCACGCCGCTGCGGCCCAAGGAGCACCAGGCGGCGCTGTGGCGGGGCCTGCGCACCAACGACCTCCAGGTCGTCTCCACCGACCACTGCCCCTTCTGCTTCGTCGGCCAGAAGGAGCTGGGCCGCGGCGACTTCTCCAAGATCCCCAACGGTCTGCCGGGCGTCGAGAACCGCATGGACCTGCTCCACCAGGCCGTCGTGGACGGGCACATCTCGCGCCGCCGCTGGATCGAGATCGCCTGCGCCACCCCGGCCAGGATGTTCGGCCTCTATCCGCAGAAAGGCACCATCGCGCCCGGCGCGGACGCGGACATCGTCATCTACGACCCGCACACCACCCAGACCCTGTCCGCGACCACCCACCACATGAACGTCGACTACTCGGCCTACGAGGGGAAGACGATCACCGGCCAGGTCGAGACCGTCCTCTCCCGCGGCGAACCCGTCATCGAGCAGCGCAAGTTCACCGGGCGCGCCGGACACGGCAGCTTCGTCCCCCGCTCCACCTGCCAGTACCTGAACTAG
- a CDS encoding PPOX class F420-dependent oxidoreductase has protein sequence MPEELRHGRYVSLTTFRKNGTGVATPVWYAVEGDELYAWTRTESWKVKRLRNDPRVVAAVCDVRGNVAADAVPAEGTARLVTGEELRRVRKLLSRKYTWQFWAVDWPATIARLGKRPHTGVVVSFPAREAPENSA, from the coding sequence ATGCCCGAAGAGCTGCGGCACGGCCGCTACGTCAGTCTCACCACCTTCCGGAAGAACGGCACCGGGGTCGCCACCCCCGTCTGGTACGCGGTCGAGGGCGACGAGCTGTACGCCTGGACCCGCACCGAGTCCTGGAAGGTCAAGCGGCTGCGCAACGACCCCCGGGTCGTCGCCGCCGTCTGCGACGTGCGCGGCAACGTGGCCGCTGACGCCGTACCGGCCGAGGGCACGGCCCGGCTGGTCACCGGGGAGGAGCTGCGGCGGGTCCGCAAGCTGCTGTCCCGCAAGTACACCTGGCAGTTCTGGGCCGTCGACTGGCCCGCGACGATCGCCCGGCTCGGCAAGCGCCCGCACACCGGCGTCGTGGTGAGCTTCCCCGCGCGTGAGGCGCCCGAAAACTCTGCGTAG
- a CDS encoding class I SAM-dependent methyltransferase — MSGTESSDYTQRLARLENSGIKRLLPTQAPYRWNLKRLGLGRVLDVGCGIGRNLLNCGPESVGVDHNATSVETCRERGLNAYTPDELAAAPDCGPGSFDSLLCAHVLEHMDETLGNSVLEQYLPLVKPGGSVVLICPQEAGYKTDATHVRFVDFDGLRAHAEKAGLVVERSYSFPFARSIGKAFPYNEFVLVARVPAAA; from the coding sequence ATGTCCGGCACGGAATCCTCCGACTACACCCAGCGGCTCGCGCGGCTGGAGAACTCGGGGATCAAACGTCTGCTGCCCACTCAGGCGCCGTACCGGTGGAATCTGAAGCGGCTGGGTCTGGGGCGGGTGCTCGACGTCGGCTGTGGGATCGGACGGAATCTGCTGAACTGCGGGCCGGAGAGTGTGGGGGTCGACCACAACGCGACCTCGGTCGAGACCTGTCGTGAGCGCGGTCTGAACGCGTACACGCCGGACGAGCTGGCCGCGGCCCCGGACTGCGGCCCGGGCTCCTTCGACAGTCTGCTGTGCGCGCACGTGCTGGAGCACATGGACGAGACGCTGGGGAACTCGGTCCTGGAGCAGTATCTGCCGCTGGTGAAGCCGGGTGGGTCGGTGGTGCTGATCTGTCCGCAGGAGGCGGGCTACAAGACGGACGCCACGCATGTGCGTTTCGTCGACTTCGACGGGCTGCGCGCGCACGCCGAGAAGGCGGGTCTGGTCGTCGAGCGCAGCTACTCGTTCCCGTTCGCCCGGTCGATCGGCAAGGCCTTCCCCTACAACGAGTTCGTCCTCGTCGCCCGCGTCCCGGCCGCCGCCTGA
- a CDS encoding aspartate aminotransferase family protein — MNSLYHRHRAVIPDWVALYYKEPIELTHGEGRYVWDADGRRYLDFFGGILTTMTAHALPEVTKAVAEQAARIIHSSTLYLNRPMVELAERIATLSGIPDARVFFTTSGTEANDTALLLATAYRRSNQILAMRNSYHGRSFSTVGITGNRAWSPTGLSPLQTLYVHGGVRGRGPYAGLTDERFIEACVADLEDLLGHTRDVAALIAEPIQGVGGFTSPPDGLYAAFRRVLDRHGILWIADEVQTGWGRTGEHFWGWQAHGQAGPPDMLTFAKGIGNGMSIGGVVARAEIMNCLDANSISTFGGSPVTMAAGLANLGYLLEHDLQGNARRVGGLLLERLRGVAAGVDAVREVRGRGLMIGIELTEPGTDRANPDAASAVLEETRANGLLIGKGGGHNTTGLRIAPPLSLTVAEAEEGAAVLEQALRSL; from the coding sequence GTGAACAGCCTCTACCACCGCCACCGCGCCGTCATCCCCGACTGGGTCGCCCTCTACTACAAGGAGCCCATCGAGCTCACCCACGGCGAGGGCCGGTACGTCTGGGACGCCGACGGCCGGCGCTACCTCGACTTCTTCGGCGGCATCCTCACCACCATGACCGCCCACGCCCTCCCCGAGGTCACCAAGGCCGTCGCCGAACAGGCCGCGCGGATCATCCACTCCTCCACCCTCTACCTCAACCGCCCCATGGTGGAGCTCGCCGAGCGGATCGCCACCCTCTCCGGCATCCCCGACGCCCGGGTCTTCTTCACCACCTCCGGCACCGAGGCCAACGACACCGCCCTGCTGCTCGCCACCGCCTACCGGCGCTCCAACCAGATCCTGGCGATGCGCAACAGCTACCACGGGCGCTCCTTCTCCACCGTCGGCATCACCGGCAACCGCGCCTGGTCGCCCACCGGCCTCTCCCCGCTGCAGACCCTGTACGTGCACGGCGGCGTGCGCGGCCGCGGCCCGTACGCCGGGCTCACCGACGAGCGGTTCATCGAGGCGTGCGTCGCCGACCTCGAAGACCTCCTCGGGCACACCCGCGACGTCGCCGCCCTCATCGCCGAGCCCATCCAGGGCGTCGGCGGCTTCACCTCCCCGCCCGACGGCCTCTACGCCGCCTTCCGCCGGGTCCTCGACCGGCACGGCATCCTGTGGATCGCCGACGAGGTGCAGACCGGCTGGGGCCGCACCGGCGAGCACTTCTGGGGCTGGCAGGCGCACGGCCAGGCCGGACCGCCCGACATGCTGACCTTCGCCAAGGGCATCGGCAACGGCATGTCCATCGGCGGTGTGGTCGCCCGCGCCGAGATCATGAACTGTCTCGACGCCAACTCCATCTCCACCTTCGGCGGTTCGCCGGTCACCATGGCCGCCGGCCTCGCCAACCTCGGCTACCTCCTGGAACACGACCTCCAGGGCAACGCCCGCCGGGTCGGCGGTCTGCTCCTCGAGCGCCTGCGCGGTGTCGCCGCCGGCGTCGACGCCGTACGCGAGGTGCGCGGCCGCGGCCTCATGATCGGCATCGAGCTCACCGAACCCGGCACCGACCGGGCCAACCCCGACGCCGCGTCCGCCGTCCTGGAGGAGACCCGGGCGAACGGCCTGCTCATCGGCAAGGGCGGCGGCCACAACACCACCGGCCTGCGCATCGCGCCCCCGCTGTCGCTCACCGTCGCCGAGGCCGAGGAAGGCGCGGCCGTCCTCGAACAGGCCCTCCGATCCCTCTAG
- a CDS encoding inositol monophosphatase yields MTERSVTTRDTRATTDDDFLARLLAGDTAEVEEAVRKAAAVEIMPRFRQLDATEIDQKNGPHDLVTVADRAAEAHLTASLTALLPGSVVVGEEAVHADPATYEALKGDAPVWIVDPVDGTRQFVRGEDGFCTLVALALHGEVLASFTFAPALDELAVAVRGRGATLNGAPIRAGAPAAGAVLEVATSHPDYTTPDQKRALLGLRTEGVRPRPCGSAGLEYLAVARGALDAVAFSWEYAWDHAAGLLLLEEAGGTDLTVTGERFRIAGGNALPFTAARDAATADRIRSLLGAG; encoded by the coding sequence ATGACCGAACGAAGCGTGACGACACGGGACACGAGGGCGACCACGGACGACGACTTCCTCGCCCGGCTGCTCGCCGGCGACACCGCCGAGGTGGAGGAGGCCGTCCGCAAGGCGGCCGCGGTCGAGATCATGCCGCGCTTCCGGCAGCTCGACGCCACCGAGATCGACCAGAAGAACGGGCCGCACGACCTGGTCACCGTCGCCGACCGGGCCGCCGAGGCCCATCTGACCGCCTCCCTCACCGCGCTGCTGCCCGGCTCGGTGGTGGTCGGCGAGGAGGCCGTGCACGCGGACCCGGCGACCTACGAGGCGCTGAAGGGCGACGCGCCGGTGTGGATCGTCGACCCGGTGGACGGCACCCGTCAGTTCGTCCGCGGCGAGGACGGCTTCTGCACCCTGGTCGCCCTCGCGCTCCACGGCGAGGTGCTCGCCTCCTTCACCTTCGCGCCCGCCCTGGACGAGCTCGCCGTCGCGGTGCGGGGCCGCGGCGCCACGCTGAACGGCGCGCCGATACGGGCCGGGGCGCCCGCCGCGGGAGCGGTCCTGGAGGTCGCGACCTCGCACCCCGACTACACCACCCCGGACCAGAAGCGGGCCCTGCTCGGTCTGCGCACCGAGGGCGTCCGCCCGCGCCCCTGCGGCTCGGCCGGCCTGGAATACCTGGCGGTGGCCCGGGGCGCGCTCGACGCCGTCGCCTTCTCCTGGGAGTACGCCTGGGACCACGCCGCGGGACTGCTCCTCCTCGAAGAGGCCGGCGGCACGGACCTGACCGTCACCGGCGAGCGCTTCCGGATCGCCGGCGGCAATGCCCTGCCGTTCACGGCGGCCCGCGACGCGGCCACCGCCGACCGGATCCGGTCACTCCTCGGGGCCGGGTAA
- a CDS encoding biotin/lipoate A/B protein ligase family protein has protein sequence MHGEYKVPGGKLVVVDLDVADGALRRVRVAGDFFLEPDEAILAIDRALEGAPADTDAAGLAARIDQALPPGTQMFGLTTEGIGIAVRRALAHATDWTDYDWQLIHEPAQSPALHMALDEVLTAEVAAGRRPPTLRVWEWASPAVVIGSFQSLRNEVDPEAAERHGIEVVRRISGGGAMFIEPGNTITYSLSVPDALVQGLSFTDSYAYLDDWVLGALGDMGVKAWYQPLNDIATEAGKIAGAAQKRMVAGEGAVLHHVTMAYDIDADKMTEVLRIGREKLSDKGTKSAKKRVDPLRRQTGLPREAVIERMIASFRARYGLAGGSLTEEELTLAKELAETKFSTPEWTARVP, from the coding sequence GTGCACGGCGAGTACAAGGTCCCGGGCGGCAAGCTGGTCGTGGTCGACCTCGACGTGGCGGACGGCGCGCTGCGCCGGGTCCGGGTCGCGGGCGACTTCTTCCTCGAACCCGACGAGGCGATCCTGGCGATCGACCGGGCCCTGGAGGGCGCGCCGGCCGACACCGACGCCGCCGGGCTCGCGGCCCGGATCGACCAGGCCCTGCCGCCGGGCACCCAGATGTTCGGCCTGACCACCGAGGGCATCGGGATCGCGGTGCGCCGGGCGCTCGCGCACGCCACGGACTGGACGGACTACGACTGGCAGCTGATCCACGAGCCGGCGCAGTCCCCCGCCCTGCACATGGCGCTCGACGAGGTGCTGACCGCCGAGGTCGCGGCGGGCCGCCGCCCGCCGACCCTGCGGGTCTGGGAGTGGGCCTCCCCCGCCGTGGTCATCGGCAGCTTCCAGTCCCTGCGCAACGAGGTGGACCCGGAGGCCGCCGAGCGGCACGGCATCGAGGTGGTCCGCCGGATCAGCGGCGGCGGCGCGATGTTCATCGAGCCGGGCAACACCATCACGTACTCCCTGTCGGTCCCCGACGCCCTCGTGCAGGGCCTGTCCTTCACCGACAGCTACGCGTATCTCGACGACTGGGTGCTCGGCGCGCTCGGCGACATGGGCGTCAAGGCCTGGTACCAGCCGCTGAACGACATCGCGACCGAGGCCGGCAAGATCGCCGGCGCCGCGCAGAAGCGGATGGTGGCCGGCGAGGGCGCGGTGCTGCACCACGTGACGATGGCGTACGACATCGACGCCGACAAGATGACCGAGGTGCTGCGCATCGGCCGCGAGAAGCTGTCCGACAAGGGCACCAAGAGCGCCAAGAAGCGCGTCGACCCGCTGCGCCGCCAGACCGGTCTGCCCCGCGAGGCGGTCATCGAACGCATGATCGCCTCCTTCCGCGCCCGCTACGGCCTCGCCGGGGGCAGCCTCACCGAGGAGGAGCTGACCCTCGCCAAGGAGCTGGCCGAGACGAAGTTCTCGACCCCGGAGTGGACGGCAAGGGTCCCGTAA
- a CDS encoding TIGR03842 family LLM class F420-dependent oxidoreductase, with protein sequence MDFGLVLQTDPPASQVVGLMRRAERNGFRYGWTFDSAVLWQEPFVIYSQILANTTKLHVGTMVTNPGTRTWEVTASTFATLNDMYGNRTVCGIGRGDSAMRVAGRKPNTLARLGEAIEVIRDLAEGREAQVDGNPIHIPWIKNGKLPVWMAAYGPKALALAGQKADGFILQLADPFLTEWMVKAVRQAATDAGRDPDALTICVAAPAYVTADASTEALAHAREQCRWFGGMVGNHVADLVAKYGEHSAMVPDELTAYIKDRHGYDYSHHGRADNPDTAFVPDEIVDRFCLVGPAEAHIEKLRQLRELGVDQFAVYDMHDNREGTIDAYGSEIIPALNA encoded by the coding sequence TTGGACTTCGGACTCGTCCTGCAGACCGACCCGCCCGCGTCCCAGGTCGTCGGCCTGATGCGCCGGGCGGAGCGCAACGGCTTCCGCTACGGCTGGACCTTCGACTCCGCCGTGCTGTGGCAGGAACCCTTCGTCATCTACAGCCAGATCCTCGCCAACACCACCAAGCTGCACGTCGGCACCATGGTCACCAACCCGGGCACCCGCACCTGGGAGGTCACCGCCTCCACCTTCGCCACCCTCAACGACATGTACGGCAACCGGACCGTCTGCGGCATCGGCCGCGGCGACTCCGCGATGCGCGTCGCCGGCCGCAAGCCCAACACCCTGGCCCGGCTCGGCGAGGCCATCGAGGTCATCCGCGACCTCGCGGAGGGCCGCGAGGCCCAGGTCGACGGCAACCCGATCCACATCCCGTGGATCAAGAACGGCAAGCTGCCGGTGTGGATGGCGGCCTACGGCCCGAAGGCGCTGGCCCTCGCCGGACAGAAGGCCGACGGCTTCATCCTCCAGCTCGCCGACCCCTTCCTCACCGAGTGGATGGTCAAGGCCGTCCGCCAGGCCGCCACGGACGCCGGCCGCGACCCCGACGCGCTCACCATCTGCGTCGCCGCCCCCGCGTACGTGACGGCCGACGCCTCGACCGAGGCCCTGGCCCACGCCCGCGAGCAGTGCCGCTGGTTCGGCGGCATGGTCGGCAACCACGTCGCCGACCTGGTCGCCAAGTACGGCGAGCACTCCGCCATGGTCCCGGACGAGCTCACCGCGTACATCAAGGACCGGCACGGCTACGACTACTCCCACCACGGCCGCGCCGACAACCCCGACACCGCCTTCGTCCCCGACGAGATCGTCGACCGCTTCTGTCTCGTCGGCCCCGCCGAGGCCCACATCGAGAAGCTGCGGCAGCTGCGCGAGCTCGGCGTCGACCAGTTCGCCGTCTACGACATGCACGACAACCGCGAGGGCACCATCGACGCGTACGGCTCCGAGATCATCCCCGCGCTCAACGCCTGA
- a CDS encoding NCS1 family nucleobase:cation symporter-1: MTATTPSDRPADPAIAGPGRVELPPGAAGTDPRFVNDDLLPVPVGARRWTTYNFAALWVGMAHNIPSWLLASGLVALGMDWVQAVLTIALANVIVLLPMLLTGHAGPKYGIPFPVLARASFGLRGANLPALVRAGVACAWFGIQTWIGGQGVFVLLDKVFGGDWAAAAKIAGQPWTLWLCFALFWALELAIIYRGMDALRRFENWAAPFVIVGAVALLVWIAVKAGGFGPLLDQPSELGWGADFWPVFFPSLMGMIAFWATLSLNIPDFTRFGAGQRAQVWGQTLGLPTTMTFFALLSVLVTSGSQAVYGAPVWDPVALAAKTDNVFGLLFALVTVLVATLSVNIAANVVSPAYDLANLAPRFVDFRKGALITGVVGVLIMPWKLTSTPELYIFTWLGLVGGLLGTVAGILIADYWLVRRTRLDLSGLYRADGPYWYRGGWNPAAVLAFAVGGVLAVGGSHSAPGTGPFPEDGLIPFLKPLADYGWAVGLAASLLLYTGLMTLRNRG, translated from the coding sequence ATGACCGCCACCACCCCCTCGGACAGACCCGCCGACCCCGCGATAGCCGGCCCCGGCCGCGTCGAGCTGCCGCCCGGCGCGGCCGGGACCGACCCGCGGTTCGTCAACGACGACCTGCTGCCCGTGCCCGTCGGCGCCCGCCGCTGGACCACGTACAACTTCGCCGCCCTCTGGGTCGGCATGGCCCACAACATCCCGTCCTGGCTGCTCGCCTCCGGGCTCGTCGCGCTCGGCATGGACTGGGTGCAGGCGGTGCTCACCATTGCGCTCGCCAATGTGATCGTGCTGCTGCCGATGCTGCTCACCGGGCACGCCGGGCCGAAGTACGGCATCCCCTTCCCCGTGCTCGCCCGCGCCTCCTTCGGGCTGCGCGGCGCGAATCTGCCGGCCCTGGTCCGGGCCGGGGTGGCGTGCGCGTGGTTCGGGATCCAGACCTGGATCGGCGGCCAGGGCGTCTTCGTCCTGCTCGACAAGGTCTTCGGCGGCGACTGGGCCGCGGCCGCGAAGATCGCCGGACAGCCCTGGACCCTGTGGCTGTGCTTCGCCCTCTTCTGGGCGCTCGAGCTCGCGATCATCTACCGCGGCATGGACGCGCTGCGCCGCTTCGAGAACTGGGCCGCGCCCTTCGTGATCGTCGGCGCCGTCGCCCTGCTCGTCTGGATCGCGGTCAAGGCCGGCGGCTTCGGCCCGCTCCTCGACCAGCCGTCCGAACTCGGCTGGGGAGCCGACTTCTGGCCCGTCTTCTTCCCCTCCCTCATGGGCATGATCGCCTTCTGGGCCACCCTCAGCCTCAACATCCCCGACTTCACCCGCTTCGGCGCCGGCCAGCGCGCCCAGGTCTGGGGCCAGACCCTCGGCCTGCCCACCACGATGACCTTCTTCGCCCTGCTGTCCGTCCTGGTGACCTCCGGCTCGCAGGCGGTGTACGGGGCGCCGGTCTGGGACCCGGTGGCGCTCGCCGCCAAGACCGACAACGTCTTCGGACTGCTCTTCGCCCTGGTCACCGTGCTCGTGGCGACCCTGTCGGTGAACATCGCCGCCAACGTCGTCTCACCCGCGTACGACCTCGCCAACCTTGCCCCGCGGTTCGTCGACTTCCGCAAGGGCGCCCTGATCACCGGCGTCGTCGGCGTCCTGATCATGCCGTGGAAGCTGACCTCCACCCCCGAGCTGTACATCTTCACCTGGCTCGGTCTGGTCGGCGGACTGCTCGGTACGGTCGCGGGCATCCTCATCGCCGACTACTGGCTGGTCCGCCGCACCCGCCTCGACCTGAGCGGCCTCTACCGGGCCGACGGGCCGTACTGGTACCGGGGCGGCTGGAACCCGGCGGCCGTGCTCGCCTTCGCGGTCGGCGGGGTGCTCGCGGTCGGCGGTTCCCACTCCGCACCCGGCACCGGGCCGTTCCCCGAGGACGGCCTGATTCCCTTCCTGAAGCCGCTCGCCGACTACGGCTGGGCGGTCGGCCTCGCCGCCTCGCTGCTCCTGTACACCGGTCTGATGACGCTGCGGAACCGCGGATGA